A genomic segment from Triticum dicoccoides isolate Atlit2015 ecotype Zavitan chromosome 1A, WEW_v2.0, whole genome shotgun sequence encodes:
- the LOC119362402 gene encoding protein FAR1-RELATED SEQUENCE 7-like, with product MKEEEKEKAPPHPHAHGAAAADAAPPPRARLGDEHGSASVYRVGALEKAIAGFAQRETESVVNPTVGSFFVSLDEAYEFYNIYSWESGFGVRYGASSMDSHGTKCIQQLVCACEGKPSKDSDSFRQCECKASILLLRSRDGGWRVCEHQVGHNHPLSKMCAQRSSWQSHSSIDKNTRGLIRQLRENNVPHIDDNDANNPLSDDIRKTEETFARIKAKDPTFGYTGLQLDSNWRVRPLLWTSGQSLQYQYFGDVIIFDTTYRSDKYGTPFGLFVGVNNNFETILLGGVLMINEKTESYKWVLSQFFQLMGREHPKTILTDRCEAIEEAVLEVLPSTTHRWFKWNVLRRAKDYLGFHYTKTSSFRVGLHKILNDMLTADEFERAWAMLLEKHGLANHPFLKEIYEVRHKWVKAYFSDIFCATLTSTQKSESAKHFLKQHHVPRDCSMELFALQYEKLRSDQQPDYGFQEKRTTMDEIVLRTNLPIEKHAGEVYTKPVYEQFVQALRESEPYVVEAVIPNLRYIARRPSSETRMKWSRVEYEVNVREDGEAFMCVCKQFEHTGMLCCHVVKVMIHLGVREIPRLHVMPRWTARPLQCQMHCRGEPRTDTCQQCRHSVLHDKFLDLARLACEDDRCYEVVVRGIGKLNRELVAAEAAPRRRSTKPAPRKPRRKR from the exons GGCGCGACTCGGAGATGAACATGGATCTGCTTCTGTGTATCGTGTTGGTGCGCTGGAGAAGGCGATTGCAGGGTTTGCGCAGAGGGAAACTGAGTCCGTGGTCAATCCAACTGTCGGGAGTTTCTTTGTTTCTCTTGACGAGGCTTATGAATTCTACAACATTTATTCTTGGGAATCTGGTTTCGGAGTTAGGTATGGAGCTAGCAGTATGGATTCTCATGGAACTAAATGCATACAACAACTTGTTTGCGCGTGTGAG GGTAAACCGTCCAAGGACAGCGATTCATTTCGTCAGTGTGAATGCAAAGCGTCAATTCTTTTGCTGAGATCCAGAGACGGCGGATGGCGTGTGTGTGAGCATCAAGTTGGGCATAACCATCCACTTTCTAAGATGTGTGCGCAGAGGTCATCTTGGCAATCTCATAGTAGTATTGACAAGAACACAAGGGGCTTGATTCGTCAACTAAGGGAAAACAATGTGCCACACATTGATGATAATGATGCAAATAATCCGCTGTCTGATGATATCCGGAAGACAGAGGAAACCTTTGCTAGGATCAAAGCAAAGGATCCAACATTTGGTTACACTGGTTTGCAGCTTGATAGTAACTGGAGAGTAAGGCCACTACTCTGGACCAGTGGCCAGAGCCTTCAGTACCAATACTTCGGGGATGTGATTATCTTCGACACCACCTACAGATCGGACAAGTATGGGACGCCGTTCGGCCTTTTTGTTGGAGTCAACAACAACTTTGAGACCATATTGCTTGGTGGGGTGCTGATGATAAACGAGAAAACGGAGAGCTACAAATGGGTGCTCAGTCAGTTCTTCCAATTAATGGGTAGGGAACACCCCAAAACTATACTGACCG ATCGCTGCGAGGCAATTGAGGAAGCTGTATTGGAGGTACTGCCATCCACCACGCACAGATGGTTCAAGTGGAATGTCCTTCGCAGGGCAAAGGACTACCTTGGTTTTCATTACACCAAAACGAGTAGCTTCCGAGTGGGGCTCCACAAAATTCTGAACGACATGCTGACGGCTGATGAGTTTGAGAGAGCATGGGCGATGCTGCTAGAGAAGCATGGATTAGCGAATCATCCATTTCTGAAGGAGATCTATGAGGTGCGGCACAAGTGGGTTAAGGCATACTTCAGCGACATATTCTGTGCTACACTGACCAGCACACAGAAGAGTGAGAGCGCGAAACACTTTCTGAAACAACATCATGTTCCAAGGGATTGCTCAATGGAGCTTTTCGCCCTACAGTATGAGAAACTGCGGTCCGATCAACAACCGGACTATGGGTTTCAGGAGAAGAGGACTACTATG GATGAGATTGTTCTGAGAACAAATCTACCAATCGAGAAGCATGCCGGCGAGGTGTACACAAAACCGGTGTACGAACAATTTGTGCAAGCCTTACGCGAATCTGAGCCTTACGTGGTGGAGGCAGTCATCCCCAACCTGAGGTACATAGCACGGCGTCCCAGCAGTGAAACTAGGATGAAATGGTCTAGGGTGGAATATGAGGTGAATGTTAGAGAAGACGGCGAAGCATTCATGTGCGTGTGCAAGCAATTCGAGCACACGGGGATGCTCTGCTGCCATGTTGTCAAG GTGATGATCCACCTGGGCGTGCGTGAAATACCAAGGTTACACGTCATGCCGCGCTGGACAGCCAGGCCGCTCCAGTGCCAGATGCACTGCCGCGGTGAACCTCGGACGGACACGTGCCAGCAATGCAGGCACTCCGTGCTGCATGACAAGTTCTTAGACCTAGCGCGCCTCGCCTGTGAGGATGATCGGTGCTACGAGGTCGTTGTGAGGGGCATCGGCAAACTGAACAGAGAATTGGTGGCAGCAgaggccgcgccccgccgccgcagcaccAAGCCGGCGCCGCGGAAGCCGAGGAGGAAGCGTTGA